Genomic DNA from Rhodothermales bacterium:
ACCTGGCGCCACACCGGCGTGGTCGCCGCCGGACTGCTGCCCGTTGCCGCCAACGGTGCCCGCCACGTGGGTCCCGTGGCCCGAGCCCAGGTCGGTGTTGTCCTGGTCCTCGAGATAGTTGATGGGCAGCAGGCTGCTCACCGCGTGCGGATTGGTGGCGCCCTGCACGTTCTGCACCAGACTCAGGTCGGGGTGCGTTCCGTCGACTCCCGAATCATGCACGACAATACCTACACCCTGTCCGCTGAAGGGCAGGCCCATGGCATTACGCATTTCGGAGTCCGTGCGCAGCTTCTCGACTCCCGTCAGGTGGCGCGCGTCCTTGTTGTAGTACTCCTGTTGATCATTCCCCCAGATAGAACGAACGCCATCGATTTCGGCGATGGCGTTGATCTGCGATGGGGTGGCGACGACTCCGGCGATGGGCAGGCTCTGAAAAACGATGCCTTGCGTGATGCCGGTCGCAATTAGCGCGGAAGTCTGTGTGGTTGAAAGGGCCCCTTCACCGTGGAAGGTGACGACTACTGTAAGCTGTTCGGTGGGAAGCGCGGACTGAAGCGCCGACTGAAGACTGGGTCCGAAGACAACATTTTGTGACAAAACGGTGCCGGCGGAGATGATCGTGAAGGCGACCACCAGTGTAAGACGGCGCAACACGAGTCCCAGCGGATTCGTAAAAGAGATCATGACAATTGGTTGGATATCGACCGCCTCGTCTGTCAGGTCTCGAAAACAGGACAAAAGAGGCGATGCGGGTTGAGACGCCGCTAGTATCCTGACCACGAAAGGGTGTCGGCTATCAGTCGATGCCCTTTCGTTTTGTGGGACTTCGGGGCCGGAATCCGTAGTCGTAGAGGACCGCAGTTTGTAGGGATTCGACGATGTCTGCGTAGGAATCGGACGATGCTTCTGCAGGAATCGTCCTACTTAACGGCGTTCTCGCCACCGTTTTGTGACATTTCCGTGACAGGCGATTCGGGGTCTCTCAGCGAAGTTTCGCTGGGTGTGACTGCCCCCTGGCTCGAGCTCCCTTCCAGCTGCGAGCGGTGGTGTGGGCGGCCTGCCTGTCGTCCAGCAGGAACGGCGTTGCGTCAAAGCGCGTCAGCGCAACCTCTGCCCGTGTTCTCCACTCGCTGGGCGAAAGCCCGTCGGTGCGTCCCTACTTGACGAGCACCATCGAGCGTACGTGCACCGTGCCGCCAGCGGTCAGGCGGTAGAGGTAGCGTCCTGAAGACAGTCGGGACGCTTCGAAGGGTACGGAGTGCTGACCTGCTCCCACGGTCGCATTAACCAACTCGGAGACTCGCCTCCCGGTCAGATCAAACACCTCGAGTAGCACGTGGCCGGCCTCCTGCAGCCTGAAACCGATCGTGGTGGAAGGGTTGAACGGGTTCGGGAAGTTCTGGTCGAGTTCAATCGCCTGCGGCAAAGCCTCGTCTCCATGTACCACCCTGGCCGATCCTCCCTTGCTCGCGAATCCGAGGTCGGGCAGGGCAGGATTCAGGAAGCTGTCGCTCAGGCGAACCGCGTGCGCCACGTAGGCACCTCGCGTGACGGTTGACTCGGGGGCGAAGTAGAACAGTCCCCCTGCTTCTTCCGGTGCCATCAAGCCCAGATCCAGAGCCAGCTGCACGTGTCCCCGGACGTCTTCGGGGATATCCTGCCAGTCTGCGAGCTCAACCTCGGAGCCACCCGATGCGGTAACCGGACCGGATCCAAGCTGCTCGGCCTCCGGCTGCAGCCCAAGGCTCTGGATGAGGGAGTATGCCAGTTCGAAGCGCCGTACCCGTTGTTCGGGGAGATACTCGCCATTGGTGAGGCGCATCACGCCGTGCTGGGTACCATGGAGGTCGCGCAGGGCGGCCCCTCGGGCGGCCACTGCTTCGGCAAACGGGTCCAGCACTGGCAGATCCTGGAAGGAAGATCGGCCGTCCCTGGGCAGCGACTGGCGTACACCGGCTCCCATGATGAGGTAGTCCGCGAGGTTGCTCCGGCGCAGCTCCTCGTCGGGCAGAAAGTGGGCTTCTGAAGTTCCGTCCACGAGGCGACGAGCCACGGCGTATGTGACCAGTGCCTCCTCCGGTGAACCGTGGATGTCGTCGAGCCCTGCGAATGTGGTGCCCAGTAGCGCAATCTGTCCGCGTATCGTACTTGCGGTACCGATTCCGTTCGAAATGCCCAGCATGTCCAGGCGAAGTCCGACCCAGGACCGTACACCGCGCACAGAGATGGTCCATGTACCCGGAGAGGCGGGTGCTGTGACGGTGATGGACTGCTGGTAGGCAGGCACCGAAACGGCAGAAACAAACTCGGATCCGTCCGGAGCGGACAACACAAGAGCCGCCGTATTGTCGCCGATCACGGCCGAGGCCGACACCAGGTCGGTTTCGCCGTCGACCTCGAAGGTCGCTGATTCGGACGTCCCGACCGGACTGAACTGCAGGCTGAAGGAAACGGCCGGCTGGGCGGGGTAGAGGCTGGCTTGCGAATTGAACTCCCGGAACAGATTGACGCTGGATCCGAAGGGAACGCCATCGCCCGACTGTCGGCGCAGTGTCTCCTGCACAGCGGTGTACGCATTCACAAATCCGGCTCCGGCTTCCCATTCCGTGCGCGCCGGCAGGTTCGTCGCAGTCCGGGCCAGGATGTCCTTGACATCGCGCCAGTCCAGAGTGGGGTCGGCTTCAAGCATCAAGGCCACGATGCCCGCAACATGGGGGCACGCCATGGACGTACCGGTTGCCACGCTGTAGTACGGAGCGAATTCGGGGTGCAGGCTGAAGTACAGCGAACCGGTGGACGCGTTTGCCGAGACCACGCTGACTCCGGGAGCTGTCACGGTCGGCGCGTCCGACCAGACGTATTCCTGCCCATCGCGTGGATCGATGTAGCTGCCGGTGACGCCCACCCGTCCGCGGGACGAGAAATCCCCCAGGCGACCCTGGTTGTCGCCAGCGGCGACAGTGACGACCCAGGGAGCCTTCTTGTAGTTGCCGGTAATCGTACCGGCTCCCGAACCGGAGTTGCCCGCCGAGAAGACGACAATCATGCCGCGATCCGCGAGGCGTTTGGTCGCAACGTTTGTCGGGTGGTCGGGCTGGAAGTCGGTGCCGTTGTCGTCCGACTCTCCGAAGGAATTGGACACCACCCTGATGTTGTACTCGAACTGGTGCGTGAGGGCGTAGTCGAAACCGCCGATGGCGTCCAGGATCAGCACGACCGCTCCGGATCCGTACCCAATCAGATTGGCCCCTGGTGCCACCCCCTCGAACTTGCCGCCCGATGCGGCTCCGGTGCCCGCCACGATCCCTGCGACATGCGTGCCGTGTCCACCACCGTTGTCGGTATTGGGAATATCCTCGACGTATGTCACCGGCAGCAAGGCGTTCAGGCCGCGAAGGTTGGTCTGCCCTGCCACATTCTGTACGACATTGTCCCGCAGGTCCGGGTGCAGCGCGTCAATCCCGGAGTCGTTCACCAGCACCCCTACGCCCGCACCGGAAAATGGCAGCCCCAGGCGGTTCCGGAAATTCGCATCGTTGCGCAGGCGATCAACGCCGGTGACTGCAGTCGGGCCATCATTCTCCCACCGCAACTCCTCATTGAGCCAGAGGGATCTGAGGCCTGGAAGTGCCGCCAACTGCTGAACCTGGGCCGGGGTCGCCAGCACACCCGCGATCGGAAGACTGCGAAACAGCAGGCCCGTGACGCCGACAGACTGAAGCGCGGAAACCTGGGTTGCAGACAGAGGCGCGTCTCCCTCGAAGGTCACGATAACCTCAAGTCGATCAAGCGGCGCGGCCAGCGAAAGCGCGTCCTGCAGGGATCCCCCGATAGTCTGGGACTGGGCCGGGGTGGAAACAGTCAGAATCGCCAGGGTCGGCACCAACGCCGACAGAAGTCGGAATAATCGCATGCGAGGGGGGATTACGCGATCAGAGTTTCGTGCTCGGCCGCGCCGAAATCCGTAGGCCCCGTCCGCGAGCGCAGGTAGGAATCGATCGTCTCGGGCTGTAGGACTCGTCTTACAGCCGGCCCTCGGGGAGCACAGGGGAATTGACGATGGGCCCACCAACACTTGTGACAGTTTCGTGACTGGTCGCCCGCTAGATTCAGCGCTCTTCCACACCCACGTGAATCCACTCCCACCATGCGAACCCTTTTCTCCCTGCTGGCGGCCCTGTTGATCCTCGCTGTCGCCCCTTCCGATGCGGCAGCGCAGCAACTCGACATGGACAAGCTGAAGGTTATGCAGGCACGCGCCATCGGGCCGGCCGGCATGAGCGGACGCGTCACGGCCATCGATGTCGTACTGCGGGACATCGATATCATCTATGCCGGTACGGCTTCGGGCGGCCTGTGGCGTTCCGAGAACGGTGGTACCACCTGGGATCCGATCTTCGACGAGCAGCCCGTGCACTCCATCGGCGCAGTGGCCGTCAACCAGCACAACCCGGACATGATCTGGGTAGGCTCCGGAGAAGGCAATCCGCGGAACTCCAAGAACGAGGGCAACGGACTCTACAAGTCCATCGACGGCGGGCGCACATGGACCCATCTGGGCCTCGAAAACAGTCGCGCCATCCATCGTCTGATTCTGCATCCCACGAATCCGGATGTCGCCTGGGCTGGCGTGCAGGGCCCCGCATGGGGTGAGGCCACCCAACGTGGGGTGTATCGCACACAGGACGGAGGAGACACCTGGGAGCGCGTGCTCTATGTCGATGAGAAGACAGGCATTGCGGATCTGGTCCTGGATCCCGGCAACCCGGACAAGCTCATTGCGGCCATGTGGGAGTTCCGCCGGTGGCCCTGGTTCATGAAGTCCGGAGGCGAGGGATCCGGCATCTGGGTCACGCACGACGGTGGTGACAACTGGGTACGCAGAACCAGCGAGGACGGACTGCCTGATGGAGAGCTCGGCCGCATCGGCCTCGCCATCGCCCCGAGCGATCCCGATGTGGTGTACGCGATCGTGGAGGCTGAGGAGAATGCCTGGATGCGCTCCACCGACGGGGGGTTCACCTTCGAGGAGGTCAACAGCGGCCGTGCCGTGACCAACCGCCCCTTCTACTACAACGACATCTTTGTCGACCCGGTCAACGAGCATCGGGTCTACTGGCTGTCCTCCAGCGTGCGGGTCACGAATGACGGCGGGCGCACCTTCTCACCGATTCCGCCTAGCGGCACACCCGGTGGTGGCATTCACCCCGATCACCACGCCTGGTGGATTCATCCTGAAGACCCCAACTACATCATTGAGGGGAACGACGGTGGTCTGAACATCTCAAACGATCGTGGCAAGACGTGGCGGTTTGCCGAGAACCTGCCGGTCGCCCAGTTCTACCACATCAACGTGGATGATGCAATCCCGTACAACGTGATGGGCGGCCTGCAGGACAACGGCTCCTGGATCGGTCCGGCCTATGTCTGGAAAGCCGGTGGCATCCGCAATTCGGACTGGCGGGAGGTTGGGTTCGGAGACGGATTCGATGTCACGGTCATGCCGGACAACCAGCGCTTCATGTACTCGATGAGTCAGGGCGGCAACCTGCGCCGGTTCGACAGCGAAACCGGAACTGGCGTGGGCATTCGCCCGCTACACCCGGACGGCGAGTTTCTGCGCTTCAACTGGGACGCAGCCTTTGCGCAGAGCCCGCATGACGCGGCCACCATCTTCTATGGCAGCCAATACGTGCACAAGTCCACCGATCGTGGCAACAACTGGGAGATCATCTCGCCGGACCTGACCACGAACGATCCGGAGAAGCAGAACCAGATCAATTCAGGCGGTCTGAACTACGACGTAACGGGCGCCGAGAACAACACGACCATCGTCTCGATCGCGCCCAGCCCCCTGGATGAGAACGTGATCTGGGTCGGCACCGACGACGGCAACGTGCAGGTGACCCGTGATGGCGGTGCCTCGTGGACGAACGTTGTCGATGACATGCCCGGCCTTGCTCCCGGCGGCTGGGTCACGCAGATGCGGGCCTCCACCTTCAACGCCGGTGAGGCGTTTGCCGTCATTGACGACCACCGTCGCAACAACTGGGACACCTACCTCTACCATACCGACGACTACGGTCGCAGCTGGAATCGGCTGGCTGAGGACGCCTGGGGCTATGCGCTCTCATTCGTGCAGGACCTCATCGAGCCCAACCTGATGTTTCTCGGCACGGAGTTCGGTGTCTGGGTGTCCATCGACGGCGGGGACAACTGGACCCAGTGGACACACGGCATGCCGACCATGAGCGCCATGGATATGGCCATTCATCCGCGGGAGCACGACCTGGTAGTCGGCACCTTCGGTCGTTCGGTGTATGTGCTGGATGACATCCGTCCGTTGCGGGCGATGGCCTCTGAGGGCGCCGATATCCTCGACGCCCGCCTCAAGGCACTGCCCACTCCGGATGCGTATCTGGCCAGGTGGGGCCAGGCTGCCGGGACCCGCTTTTCTGCCAGCGCCATGTTCGAGGGCGAAAACCGGCAGCGCGGCGCCATGATTTCCTACATCGTCAACCGTCCCCAGCGTGCTGAGGGCGCGACGGACGAGCAGCGCGCACAACGCATGCGTCGCATGCGCGCACGCATGGCCGCTGCCGGTGGTCCGGGCGGCCAGGGCGCTCGTCGGGGCATGGGCGCGCGCAATCAGGTGACGATAGAGATTGTCAACGGAGACGGTGACGTGATTCGCACGCTGAACGGTCCTGCAGAACCCGGACTGAACAGGACCTACTGGCGCCTGCGCCGGGCCGGCTTCCGTCCGCCGGGTTTCGGCGGATTCGGTGGTTTTGGCGGAGGCGGTGGCGGAAACGCCGAGCCCCCGGGTCCTGACGTGTATCCCGGTACCTATACCGTGCGGTTCACGATGGGACAGCAGACAGATTCCACCACGATCACCGTGCATCCGGACCCGCGCGAAGACTACAACATGGCAGGAGCAGAGGCTCGGGTAGCGCTTTATGAGAGCCTTGAGCCCATGTTTGGGGCGGCTACCTCGGCCCTGGAGCAGCTGGACGATGCGGAGGACGCCCACGAGTGGATCGGCGACAAATTGTCATCGATGGAGGATGTGGATGAGCTCATGGAAGCACATCGCGCGGTGGCGGACTCGCTTTCGGCGGTGCGCGAACTGATTTCCGGTCCCTCCGATGTGCAGGGCATTCGCCGTGACCCGCTGACCATCACGAGTCGCATGCGCACCGCGCTCGGCTACATCAATCGGAGCACTGACATGCCCGGCGAGACCGAAGAAATCGCTATCGCCGCGAGCCGTGCAGCGGTCCAGGAGCTGGTGGATCTGGTGAACGGATTTATGAG
This window encodes:
- a CDS encoding S8 family peptidase, producing MRLFRLLSALVPTLAILTVSTPAQSQTIGGSLQDALSLAAPLDRLEVIVTFEGDAPLSATQVSALQSVGVTGLLFRSLPIAGVLATPAQVQQLAALPGLRSLWLNEELRWENDGPTAVTGVDRLRNDANFRNRLGLPFSGAGVGVLVNDSGIDALHPDLRDNVVQNVAGQTNLRGLNALLPVTYVEDIPNTDNGGGHGTHVAGIVAGTGAASGGKFEGVAPGANLIGYGSGAVVLILDAIGGFDYALTHQFEYNIRVVSNSFGESDDNGTDFQPDHPTNVATKRLADRGMIVVFSAGNSGSGAGTITGNYKKAPWVVTVAAGDNQGRLGDFSSRGRVGVTGSYIDPRDGQEYVWSDAPTVTAPGVSVVSANASTGSLYFSLHPEFAPYYSVATGTSMACPHVAGIVALMLEADPTLDWRDVKDILARTATNLPARTEWEAGAGFVNAYTAVQETLRRQSGDGVPFGSSVNLFREFNSQASLYPAQPAVSFSLQFSPVGTSESATFEVDGETDLVSASAVIGDNTAALVLSAPDGSEFVSAVSVPAYQQSITVTAPASPGTWTISVRGVRSWVGLRLDMLGISNGIGTASTIRGQIALLGTTFAGLDDIHGSPEEALVTYAVARRLVDGTSEAHFLPDEELRRSNLADYLIMGAGVRQSLPRDGRSSFQDLPVLDPFAEAVAARGAALRDLHGTQHGVMRLTNGEYLPEQRVRRFELAYSLIQSLGLQPEAEQLGSGPVTASGGSEVELADWQDIPEDVRGHVQLALDLGLMAPEEAGGLFYFAPESTVTRGAYVAHAVRLSDSFLNPALPDLGFASKGGSARVVHGDEALPQAIELDQNFPNPFNPSTTIGFRLQEAGHVLLEVFDLTGRRVSELVNATVGAGQHSVPFEASRLSSGRYLYRLTAGGTVHVRSMVLVK